AGTCTATAAGGGTCGATCTCACACCGGAAACTCCGTGTACGGTGTTTATGAGGATTGGGAAAAAAGAACCTATGAATATGATAAAAAGCATAGAATATTTGATGTTGTTAAGTAGAGGATACCAGGTCCCTTCCTCCACTCCCACCGTGGTGGCTAAGCTGGCGACCCCAAACCAGGCCAGCACCAGGGGGATCCAGGCCAACGGTGGCATAGGACGAAGCATCTCCACCAGAGAGCCCAAAAGGCGGTTCACCGTGCGGTAATGTCCCATAAGAACCCCGACTGGCAGGGCAAGGAGAAGACCAAGAAGGTAGCCGCCCATGACACGGAAGAAGCTGACCCACAGATTGGCTACTATGGAGCCCATCCTGAGCAAATCGTCGTTAGGACGGGATAGGACCGCCGCCACCTGTGACACCGACGGAAGGACCACCTCGTTTTGGACCTTTATGGACGCTACCTGCCAAAGGATTATAAGGCCGATGGGGGCCAATATGGGAAGGATAAAACGGTTAAGACTGTATCTCACGAAAATACCTCCTATAAAACTCAAAAAGTCGGCCCTCAGGGGCTAACCTGACGGCCGACTTTGAGGATGGTGATAACCTACTGCTGTTCGATCTCGACGAATTGGAAATCGAAAACCAGATCGGCCACGTCGTCTAAAGATTTATCCTGTAACGCTCCGGTACACTGTCCAAGACGGTTCAGCATCTCCGGGTAGAGGGCGGCGTTTTTAAGCCAGTCCTTGGTGACCTTGGTGCTGA
This is a stretch of genomic DNA from Dethiosulfovibrio salsuginis. It encodes these proteins:
- a CDS encoding ABC transporter permease, whose amino-acid sequence is MRYSLNRFILPILAPIGLIILWQVASIKVQNEVVLPSVSQVAAVLSRPNDDLLRMGSIVANLWVSFFRVMGGYLLGLLLALPVGVLMGHYRTVNRLLGSLVEMLRPMPPLAWIPLVLAWFGVASLATTVGVEEGTWYPLLNNIKYSMLFIIFIGSFFPILINTVHGVSGVRSTLIDSARVLGASERDIFLKILLPAAAPSIVTGMRLGLGGAWMCLVAAEMMPGSISGVGYLITHAYTVAGTDIVMAGMISIGMIGIVIDGTFRFFEDRYFSWQRLSR